The following proteins are encoded in a genomic region of Stutzerimonas stutzeri:
- the phnN gene encoding phosphonate metabolism protein/1,5-bisphosphokinase (PRPP-forming) PhnN — protein MTGHLFYLMGPSGAGKDSLLLAAREPLQARGCRIARRVITRSAEATGEDAQPVSTAEFEELRRSGAFALDWQANGLRYGIPRQIDDWLAAGEDVLVNGSRGYLSEARKRYPQLQAVLLTVALPVLRERLLARGREPLAEIEARLARNEQFRSAAAQEEALLLDNSGALEHTVQRLLQLIDEVRARA, from the coding sequence ATGACGGGGCACTTGTTCTATCTCATGGGCCCGTCTGGCGCCGGCAAGGACAGCCTGCTGCTGGCCGCCCGCGAGCCGCTGCAGGCCCGCGGTTGCCGGATCGCGCGGCGCGTCATCACCCGTTCCGCCGAGGCGACCGGCGAGGACGCCCAGCCGGTGAGCACGGCCGAGTTCGAGGAACTACGGCGCAGTGGCGCCTTCGCCCTGGACTGGCAGGCCAACGGGCTGCGTTATGGAATCCCTCGGCAGATCGATGACTGGCTGGCGGCCGGTGAGGATGTGCTGGTCAACGGTTCGCGGGGTTATCTGAGCGAAGCGCGTAAACGCTATCCGCAGCTACAGGCCGTGTTGCTCACGGTGGCGCTGCCGGTGCTGCGCGAGCGCTTGCTGGCGCGCGGGCGCGAGCCGCTGGCCGAGATCGAGGCACGCCTGGCGCGCAACGAGCAGTTTCGCTCGGCGGCGGCGCAGGAGGAGGCGTTGTTGCTGGACAACTCCGGGGCGTTGGAGCACACCGTGCAACGTCTGTTGCAGCTGATCGACGAGGTCCGTGCGCGCGCCTGA